A single genomic interval of Spinacia oleracea cultivar Varoflay chromosome 6, BTI_SOV_V1, whole genome shotgun sequence harbors:
- the LOC110784713 gene encoding 3-ketoacyl-CoA thiolase 2, peroxisomal-like, with amino-acid sequence MAEARLLQSVLLIFLSVVVFAEDETQFIYNGFQGANLRLDGLANIQPNGLLVLTNTSNCQVEACFQEEWDNYCCQVTDGVGAVLLMKRSVAMQKGLPVLGVFRTFAAVGVDPAIMGIGPAVAIPAAVKAAGLELDDIDLLEINEVRVGHF; translated from the exons ATGGCTGAAGCTCGTTTGCTTCAGTCAGTCCTTTTAATCTTTCTTTCTGTAGTTGTCTTTGCTGAAGATGAAACCCAGTTTATCTACAATGGCTTCCAAGGAGCCAATCTTCGTCTTGATGGGCTTGCAAACATCCAACCAAATGGCCTTTTGGTGTTAACCAACACTTCAAACTGCCAAGTTGAAGCCTGTTTTCAAGAAGAGTGGGACAACTACTGCTG CCAGGTGACTGATGGTGTTGGAGCTGTTCTGCTGATGAAGAGAAGTGTTGCCATGCAGAAAGGGCTGCCTGTTCTTGGTGTCTTTAG GACTTTTGCTGCTGTTGGAGTTGACCCTGCTATCATGGGAATTGGCCCAGCTGTTGCAATCCCAGCTGCTGTGAAGGCTGCTGGCTTGGAACTTGATGACATTGATCTCTTAGAAATAAATGAGGTGAGAGTTGGGCATTTCTGA